From the Drosophila simulans strain w501 chromosome 2L, Prin_Dsim_3.1, whole genome shotgun sequence genome, the window GGCAGGATACATTGGACACGATTTTCTGCGCATCGCCACCTATCTGCCAGTAGACAACGCCCAAGAGCAGGGCCACCACCACGTGCATCACCAGACGCATTTGGACAGCAAACTGGAAGATCACGGAATAATTCAAGCTATACAATAGTTGATTGCATCAAACCAAGTCTCACCATATCTCTGGACATGGAGCGCAGATGACGACGAAGCAGGACACTTAGCTGGGTCCAGAAACCCACCTGCTCCTTACCGCGCAGGTGGGACAAGTCCAAGGCATCCTTGTGGACATCAATCAAGGCTGCTGGAATAAAATTAGAGCAGGCAGAGAAAGGCGACAGATAGAGCAGAGAAGATAGAAGTGCAGTAGGGGAAAATAGTAAGTTACGAGTGCAGGAGCGCGGAAATGGGACTTGTATGAGAAAAGCCATCCTGAGAATTATGCCGGTCATCACCACTTACTCTCCTCATCCACTTGAAGCTTCACAACATTACTGGCGGTGCTGTGCATCATCTTGTTCTGAGTGATGAGCGATTCACAGCGTTCTGTGGTGGAGGACTGGCTGCACACTTCCAGGGctatcaaaaatattgaacTAAGTTGGGTAAGGCTAAAGATCGAAGACAAAACTTACCGAAATCCGCGGGATTGTAGTACTGTGGACAGATGTGGCCGGATTGTGCGAAGGTGGGAAGCATTTCCCGCTGTTCACCAGCGTAAAGGACCTCTCCGTGAGCCAAAACCAGGACATCGTCGAAGAGTTGGAAGAGTCGTGATCCTGGCTGATGAACCACGCAAACAACTATCCTGCCATCATGAGCCAGTCGCTGCAGATGGCAAATCACCTGGTAGCTGCCCACACAATCCAATCCGCTGGTGGGCTCATCGAAGAACATAATGGGCGGATTCGTTACCAACTCAATGCCAATGGACAAGCGCTTGTGCTCGCCTCCGGATAAATTCTTCACCAGGGTCCTGCGGCAGGCCTGCAGCTGCAGTATGTCGATAATATCGTCTATCTGGGAGGTTTACGATTAGATTTTCCAATCATATAGGATATTTATCTCAAAAGCATACAATTTTCTGTTTCTCCTGAGCAGCTGTGGAACTGGGCATCTTCAGGTCCGCAGACACACGCAGCGTTTCCTCAACCGTGAGCAGATTCAGCATCACAAAGTTCTGAGCAATATAGGCGGACATTTTCCGAAAGCTCATTATATCCCTGGGGCGTCCATTCAACAGAAACTGGCCCGTTACTCCCTGTAGTCTATAAATGGTAGatacaattataataataccATTTTCAAATCAACTTCTTACTTACTTAAAACCAGCCAATGCATTAAGCAAGGTAGACTTTCCAGCTCCCGAGGGACCCAAAATGGCAGTGAGTCGTCCCGATTTGAAGACCCCGCATGCATCGTTGATAATGGGAGTGGATCCTTTGGTGGCCCCCTTCAAGCTGTAGCTAACTTGGCTAAAGTGCAGCTCCAGCGCCTTTTGCTTCTCGCCCAGACCATTTGGCTGAGCTTGCACCGCGTTATCGGCCATTAGACGGCAGCAGATTGTTGTTTATGAACGAACCAGATACCCGTGTGGGGAATTGCTTTTATTcgatttttgccttttgtttatgCGCGGGACTGAACGTTGAGCTGGTCAATAAACCAGCGAACTGAACAACCGACTGCTCAGTTCTTAATAAATGCAGAACATATTTGTTCCTAATGACTGATACATTTCGAAGCTTTCACCTAACTTTTATAAGGAGGATCGCGGATAATCTTATCGCACAAAGTTGGATGGATTGGATCAAGGTCGTCCAACCCCAAACAAACTTGTTGGACAACAACGTGCATGAGCTCGACTGACGAGTTGGCTCTCCAATCCACTGCAGTTCCACCCACTCCGTATCGATGGGATCTTCTCCGAGGTCAGGCGAGTAGATAACTAGTGGGCTGAAAATAGTTTAGCGATAATCCAAGGGGAATAGAATAGGAATATTAATGCGGGCATAATTCCAAAGGTATTGATAGCCTAATCAATTAGACTCTTACCCATGGGACTACCTTTTCATTACATGAAACccacttttttcaattttccgccTGAAAGTGAGCACCGATTTTATGGAAACCAAATGACCTTCTTTAGAGAGTGAAATTAACAATTGGCCGACGCCACTGGGTAATTGATACACAGTATTCAACACGAAACAAAGACCGCTGATAATACACACCCATTAACATGACTGCACTTGTGCAGCCCAATCTGCGTATTATAATAGAAGTTAGACCCTTTAATTGCCTTTGTTCATTATTAACTTCGCACAGCTGGTGCTTATCAATGATATTAGTTTACCCGgaacttttgcttttacaGCAGTCAGTCCATATGCACTACTGTAAAATCTGGtgattacatttttttaattgcacgaCTTATTTTCTTGGAAAACTGGTTTGCATAGGCTTCCAGTGATGGGTGCGAATCGGGCTTGTAACTCCAAGTTTGCATTCAATTATGCttattaatattcaaatgtttTCCTATATTCCTAAATCGATATTTTATGACATTTGATCGCGACtttgtatacattttgtttCGTACGCCTCTCGCCAATTAAGATTTCAAGTCGTGATCACATTAACCGATTCAAAGAGAGAGGAGACATTGCGATCCCCGGTTGCCGACCACTTTCTGTTGATATTCAAAACGCGACTGATTTCAATTGCTCGGAAGTCGAAAGCCGGCTACTGCTATTAATCGCAATTCATCTGCCAACATGTTTGAAGTGCACTTAGTTGCAATCAAGTTGGATCGGAATTCGTGGCATACTTCTGCGATCTGTTTCAAAAGTAAgaactttatatatataaaacatttaatgtAAATTGTATTCATAGACTTCGAATATTTTAGCTTGAATGCAGATAAACTTGCTAAGCACTCGAAACAATTAGGTGCTTAGAGTCTTTAtgggaaataattaaatgtgaaacAATTAAAGGTCAgagaaacaattaaaacagaCATCTTCAGATTTcatggcaaaatatttttataatattttcaaatgtaTACTCGCAGCCGACGCCTGAAAATCAGGTCAGTTTTACAACTAGTCAATAATGGTTCATTAATACGTTACAAAAATACAATTGTTTATATGCTACGCTATAAAAATGTTCTATTTACAATTATTGATCTCGGTTACCGCCGTGTGTGTATGCTtgtcagtgtgtgtgagtgtgtgtgagggcTCTATGATCCTGTGTCTCTGATATATATCACGATTTCCTTACGCTCTACCGGCTTCACCAATCTTTGGCACATATGTTTCTCTCGAATAAATGCTTAAATAGAAACcacaaatataaaagtaaaacatttAACTGTCGGCGGAATGTGGCAGGTTTCCTTTGGTCGCTCGAGCCGTGTGCCTCATCTGAACAATCTGAGGCGGAAGGACATGATGTAGAACGCCAGGATGCGCAGAAAGACCAAAACGCCGACCAGAAAGATGAGGGCCAGCGTATAGTTTCCGTTGGCCATGTCCAGACTTTTGAGTATGAACTGGGGGTGCCTCAGGTGGCAGTAGAGCTCATTGCAGGCCAAGGGCTCGCGATCGTATCCGAAAATGGCCATCGTGGCCCCTTCCAGACTGTACTTGAGGAACGATATGTCGAACATCCAGCGCAGATACACCGGAGCGTCCTTCTCCATCAGAAAGAACCCGCTGAACTGGAGGAACGGGCAGATGAAGAAGGGTCCCAGAATGGAGCCCAGCTTGAGGCTCAACGCTGCTCCCACCGCCAAGCCAATGCTCTGCGAGACCAGAGCCGTAACGAACACAATCAGGAAGAACATTCCGAATCGCCAGAGCTCCAGCGGCTGTTGGGTCATCAGATATGTGGGCACTATGAACAGGGCACTGCAGATTATCTGGATGGGCAGGTCTGCTACGGTGATGGCCACGTAATACGCCCGCAGGGAATACCAGCGATTGAAGTGCTCCCGCGACACGATGGGGAACTCCAGCGGAACTGCGGGCGATAGAATGATAACTACATTTCCATTCACTCATTTTCCATACTTACACTTCACCAGTATGCCTGAGAACGCACAGTACATGATGAACATGATCGTGTAGAAGAGGTATCGGAAGATATTAAGCGTGTTGGCGGCATCGTTGCCGATCCCAAAGTACAGGGTTCCTATTAGGATGCCTGTGATCAGGTGAATAGCGAAGCGCATCGTAGTCAACGAACTGTCCCGCCAAATTAGCAGGAATGTCCTCACGAGCAGAATGCTCAACTGTCGGTAGAACGGAGTGGCGTAGATGTTCTGCCTTTTGCATAGATGCGATGGATCCAATTCTATGGCTGGCCtggatttatttttcttctttggcTTGCAGCAGCTCCCAGATTTTCCGATTCCCGCCGTTTGGCTGTCCCACACACGGGAGGACAGCTCATTGATGGGGGTGAGTGGCTTGAAGGTGTTGCCCTGCATGAAATGCGCTGGCACGGATGTGGACATCACAGGAGCTGTCACCGGTGTGATCAGTCCCGCTGCCATAAGTTGGTCTACAAAGTATTATTGGTTAGCCATTGAAGTATACTAACAATTTACCCATTGCCTTACCAACTTTCTTCATGGCCGCCAGTTGGGCCACTCGCGCAGTCTTGCTCTGTCTATAATCCTCATTGCGACCATTGTCCATCAGGGCCACCAGCTTCTCCAGCTGATTGTCTTCCGCCGTGTCATAGTCATGAGTTGCTATTTCCATTACTGTTAATTAGATGAATATTGATCATTTTCAATCTGCTACGGAGGTTACCAACCCGAACTCACAGTAATCCGCTGGATTGTAGGATTCCGGGCAGTGCAAATTAAGGGCGCCCAGGAAGGGCAGCAGGTTTTGGGGTCCTCCGGCGTATATGCACCTGCCCTCGCCAA encodes:
- the LOC6730843 gene encoding ABC transporter G family member 52 — encoded protein: MSSWSLASAVSPNVTGGDVIRLNHLKSSSETHLPSRGSGSASGGSGALPRPTTPVPSKKLSSKRPPHLTLNIKAKSHDAPLAETENTVLSTSESVYGTPLGATPVSSPANQSQRSQASQHSDESRHSSSTATSGGSIFPHEQYKTIKKINIGFENIRYTTKFGVFQRETKDVLMGLTGYFKSGELSAVIGPSGAGKSTLLNILSGYTTFGFSGDFRVNGNRRDLKAFKPNVAFIRQDTSLQAFLSVKEAMHFAANLKIGTHMTHSEKRERVKCILEAIGMYENRHTRTGQLSGGQRKRLAIALELVNNPPVLILDEPTTGLDSFTSNQLINLLKKLAIEGRTVICTIHQPSALTFAMFDHLYAIGEGRCIYAGGPQNLLPFLGALNLHCPESYNPADYLMEIATHDYDTAEDNQLEKLVALMDNGRNEDYRQSKTARVAQLAAMKKVDQLMAAGLITPVTAPVMSTSVPAHFMQGNTFKPLTPINELSSRVWDSQTAGIGKSGSCCKPKKKNKSRPAIELDPSHLCKRQNIYATPFYRQLSILLVRTFLLIWRDSSLTTMRFAIHLITGILIGTLYFGIGNDAANTLNIFRYLFYTIMFIMYCAFSGILVKFPLEFPIVSREHFNRWYSLRAYYVAITVADLPIQIICSALFIVPTYLMTQQPLELWRFGMFFLIVFVTALVSQSIGLAVGAALSLKLGSILGPFFICPFLQFSGFFLMEKDAPVYLRWMFDISFLKYSLEGATMAIFGYDREPLACNELYCHLRHPQFILKSLDMANGNYTLALIFLVGVLVFLRILAFYIMSFRLRLFRTTICCRLMADNAVQAQPNGLGEKQKALELHFSQVSYSLKGATKGSTPIINDACGVFKSGRLTAILGPSGAGKSTLLNALAGFKLQGVTGQFLLNGRPRDIMSFRKMSAYIAQNFVMLNLLTVEETLRVSADLKMPSSTAAQEKQKIIDDIIDILQLQACRRTLVKNLSGGEHKRLSIGIELVTNPPIMFFDEPTSGLDCVGSYQVICHLQRLAHDGRIVVCVVHQPGSRLFQLFDDVLVLAHGEVLYAGEQREMLPTFAQSGHICPQYYNPADFALEVCSQSSTTERCESLITQNKMMHSTASNVVKLQVDEETALIDVHKDALDLSHLRGKEQVGFWTQLSVLLRRHLRSMSRDMFAVQMRLVMHVVVALLLGVVYWQIGGDAQKIVSNVSCLFFVILFVFAGNAMPSILLCMQDSAVFIREYYNGWYSLGAYYLSKVLADLPLQLTCPTMFISIGYFMTGQPPEFQRFAMCWALCVMTAFIGHFIGVIAGSLFTMQLAIFLVPSATIPFLLFSGFFIRLNELSWFLRPICDVSFFRYIFEGLMRAIYGYDRGELECYATNNFCYYRTAEQFLKDFQMQGNEFGWDMTVLGMFLILLLLAFFVTLNAVIRRALR